The Triticum aestivum cultivar Chinese Spring chromosome 7B, IWGSC CS RefSeq v2.1, whole genome shotgun sequence genome window below encodes:
- the LOC123156669 gene encoding RNA-binding protein mde7, giving the protein MAGAGIHPFHQQWPPQAAVPAPPAVPPPPPVPGAPDAAARPGSDEVRTIFIMGLPVDVKERELHNLLRWLPGFEASQINFKGDQPMGFALFSYAHHAIAAKAALQDLVFDAETKSALHIEMAKKNLFIKRGVGTDANAMDQSKRLRTGEDYTHSAHAPPPFHPPPPAVSMWGTAGYMAAPPPYNPYAGYPVPAVPMASPSPLPGPTAYAPVQNMKDNPPCNTLFIGNLGETVVEEELRGLFSLQPGFKQMKVLRQDRNTVCFIEFDDVSAASAVHHTLQGAVVPSSGRGGMRIQFSKNPFGRRKDLVGGMVGTLNGAPV; this is encoded by the exons ATGGCAGGCGCCGGCATCCACCCGTTTCACCAGCAGTGGCCGCCCCAAGCGGCGGTGCCCGCGCCTCCCGCCGTCCCACCGCCTCCCCCCGTACCAGGCGCACCCGATGCCGCCGCCCGCCCCGGCTCTGACGAGGTCCGCACCATCTTCATCATGGGGCTCCCCGTGGACGTCAAGGAGCGGGAGCTGCATAACCTGCTGCGCTGGCTTCCGGGATTCGAGGCTTCCCAGATCAACTTCAAGGGCGACCAGCCCATGGGGTTCGCACTCTTCTCCTACGCGCACCACGCCATCGCCGCAAAGGCCGCGCTGCAG GATCTGGTCTTCGATGCGGAGACCAAGTCGGCGCTGCACATCGAGATGGCCAAGAAGAACCTATTCATCAAAAGAG GTGTGGGAACTGATGCAAATGCTATGGACCAAAGTAAACGCTTGCGAACTGGTGAAGACTATACTCATTCTGCGCATGCTCCTCCTCCATTCCACCCACCCCCACCAGCTGTTTCCATGTGGGGAACTGCAGG TTATATGGCAGCTCCGCCTCCTTATAATCCTTATGCTGGCTATCCTGTGCCGGCGGTACCAATGGCTTCACCTTCTCCTTTGCCAGGCCCAACAGCATATGCTCCTGTGCAG AACATGAAAGATAACCCTCCCTGTAATACCCTTTTCATTGGAAATCTTGGTGAAACTGTTGTTGAAGAGGAATTGCGGGGCCTCTTCAGTCT ACAACCTGGTTTCAAACAAATGAAAGTGTTGCGTCAAGACAGGAACACCGTCTGTTTTATTGAGTTCGAT GATGTGAGCGCTGCTTCTGCTGTGCACCATACTTTACAGGGTGCCGTTGTTCCTAGTTCTGGCCGCGGTGGGATGCGAATCCA GTTTTCAAAAAATCCCTTCGGGCGAAGGAAGGACTTAGTTGGTGGCATGGTCGGCACTCTGAATGGTGCTCCTGTTTGA